From Xyrauchen texanus isolate HMW12.3.18 chromosome 9, RBS_HiC_50CHRs, whole genome shotgun sequence, the proteins below share one genomic window:
- the mtf2 gene encoding metal-response element-binding transcription factor 2 has protein sequence MRDSASSDNLASHQKSPPNRQHKSPVPLSQFPLKDGLTDTAKLAGKFEEGQDVLARWSDGLFYLGNIAKIDTLKHRCFVIFEDQSKSWVLWKDIQTGDSGGEMLCSICQNESSEPPNEIVICDKCGQGYHQLCHAPIIDSGVIASDDKWLCRQCVFATTTKRGGALKKGPNAKALQEMKQSLPYALEDLVWDQGHKTNIQQCYCYCGGPGDWFLKMLQCSKCKQWFHEACIQCFQKPMLYGDRFYQFICSVCNSGPEYLKRLPLRWVDIAHLSLYNLSVIHKKKYFDSELELMAYISDNWDRLQLGELADTPRADRYECILEALNSNLNMFMSGKEIKKKKHLFGLRIRFPPAPQSSDIQLDQEQEKASHEIKIKGRKATKPPQLTSTVTNGSVKKEKRKHRTHSLETLAKLRRSSEILAQNDVKFPTLNNNSLDLMASKSAKREKSLPSSSTSDIESVGGTSTSETTSTTISRQSSLGSQSGPRTGCLWPTITQPPLKRRRGRPRQAQQPPNPEIPLPCNLEPQPSNNVPEPSPLPSCLYSSMDIMQGLNPDTQLSQLKTSISTYFGAAGRLACGEKYRVLARRVTHDGKVQYLVEWEGVTAS, from the exons ATGAG AGATTCGGCAAGTTCAGATAACCTGGCTTCCCATCAAAAATCACCCCCAAATCGCCAACACAAGTCACCGGTGCCCTTGTCACAATTTCCCCTGAAAGATGGGCTGACCGACACGGCCAAGCTCGCCGGCAAGTTTGAGGAGGGGCAGGACGTCCTGGCTCGATGGTCAGATGGCCTCTTTTACCTGGGCAATATTGCCAAG ATAGATACACTTAAGCATCGCTGCTTTGTGATTTTTGAAGATCAGTCTAAATCCTGGGTTCTTTGGAAGGACATTCAGACAG GGGACAGTGGAGGAGAGATGCTCTGCTCCATATGCCAGAATGAAAGCTCCGAGCCTCCCAATGAAATAGTCATTTGTGACAAATGTGGACAAG GATACCATCAACTGTGCCATGCCCCCATAATAGACTCCGGTGTCATTGCCTCTGATGACAAATGGCTCTGCCGACAGTGCGTGTTTGCCACAACAACAAAG AGAGGCGGTGCACTGAAGAAGGGTCCAAATGCCAAAGCTCTGCAGGAAATGAAGCAGTCCCTGCCCTATGCCCTGGAAGATCTGGTGTGGGACCAGGGCCACAAGACAAACATTCAGCAATGCTACTGCTACTGTGGGGGGCCTGGAGA TTGGTTTCTAAAGATGCTGCAGTGTAGTAAGTGTAAGCAGTGGTTTCATGAAGCCTGCATCCAGTGTTTTCAGAAGCCAATGCTGTATGGAGACAG GTTCTATCAGTTTATTTGTTCAGTTTGTAATAGTGGACCAGAGTACCTCAAACGCCTGCCTTTGAGATG GGTAGATATTGCACACCTGAGCCTTTATAACCTGAGTGTAATTCATAAAAAGAAATACTTTGACTCAGAGCTGGAACTGATGGCTTACATCAGTGATAACTGGGACAGGCTACAGCTTGGCGAG CTTGCAGACACCCCAAGAGCAGACCGATATGAATGCATTCTGGAAGCACTGAACAGCAACCTCAACAT GTTCATGTCAGGGAAGGAGATAAAGAAAAAGAAGCACCTATTTGGATTACGGATTCGTTTCCCACCAGCCCCCCAGAGCTCAGATATCCAGTTAGACCAAGAGCAGGAAAAAGCATCCCACGAGATCAAGATCAAAGGCCGGAAGGCCACCAAACCCCCTCAATTAACCAG CACTGTCACTAATGGATCAGTGAAGAAAGAAAAGAGGAAACATCGCACACACTCCTTAGAGACATTAGCCAAACTGAGAAGATCAAGTGAAATTTTGGCACAG AATGATGTGAAGTTTCCAACTCTAAACAATAACTCACTGGACCTGATGGCCTCAAAAAG tgccaAAAGGGAAAAATCGTTGCCTTCATCAAGTACCTCAGATATTGAATCTGTTGGTGGCACCAGCACCAGTGAAACTACCTCAACCACCATCTCAAGACAGTCCAG CTTGGGCAGTCAAAGTGGTCCACGCACTGGATGCCTCTGGCCCACCATCACGCAGCCTCCACTGAAGAGGCGTCGGGGACGTCCGCGACAAGCACAGCAGCCGCCAAATCCTGAGATTCCTCTGCCCTGCAACCTAGAACCACAACCCAGCAACAATGTCCCTGAGCCCAGTCCCCTTCCCTCCTGCCTCTACAGCAGCATGGATATCATGCAGGGACTGAACCCTGACACCCAGCTCAGCCAACTGAAGACCTCTATCAGCACTTACTTCGGTGCTGCAGGTCGATTGGCCTGCGGTGAGAAATACCGTGTGCTGGCCCGCCGCGTCACTCATGATGGCAAAGTACAGTACTTGGTGGAATGGGAGGGGGTAACAGCCTCCTGA